A region of the Planktothrix tepida PCC 9214 genome:
TTGACTGGACTAGATACGAGAATCCCACCCCTTTAGCGTAGCGCAGGGGTGGGAGTGTCAACATTCCACTTAGACTACTGCTAATTTTTTAACGGTTTTTTCAAGAGATGCGGTATACTTCAGAATCGAAGCCTGAGTCGCAGTTAAATCGGGCATTTCTTGCCAACAGTGGCGACACCGCCAAAACAGATGACCTCGATGAAAGTGTCGCAGCATCGGATGAGTACAACAGGGACAGTTTGGCATAAACGTTTATTAAACCTCATGAAAAGGGATAAGGGATCAATTACCCGCCTGGGAAGTAAGTTTTAAAACAGGATTAAAATAATGATTTGACAATAAAAAACAAATTTGAAGAACTTTTGAAGATTTGGCAAATTCGGAAAACTGTAATAAATCTATACATTTTGAATAAAAAATATAGCAGGGAATAGGGAATAGGGAATAGGGAATAGGGAATAGGGAACAGGGAACAGGGAACAGGGAACAGGGAGGAAAAGATTTCTCTGTTTACGTTTTAGCATCAGTCTATGTCCTAACACCCCCGGCGCGACTGCTATCAATCAAATTCACGCGAAATGATCACAGCTTTGGCTAAAAATACACACCTGATTTCGTCCCTGTTGTTTAGCTTGGTATAACGCAGCATCCGCCGCCCGTAAAATGGACTCTCCCGTTACACCTTGGGCTGGGAAGATGGCAAGCCCTAAAGATAAGGTAATCTGACCTAAATCTTGATAGTGATGTTGTAGCTTCAGATTTTGAACTTCAATTCGGATTGTTTCTGCCCTTTCCTCAAGAATTTCCAGAGAAACTTCAGGTAAAATCAGGGTAAATTCCTCTCCCCCATAACGGCAAGCAATATCTGAACCCCGGATATGTTGTTGTAAAAAAGCACCCAGTTTTTGTAAAACAATATCTCCGGCATCATGACCATAGTTATCATTATAATGTTTAAAGTGATCAATATCAATCATCATCACCCCTAAACAAAATTTCTGACGTTGGGCGCGGCTAATTTCTCGTTCTAAAGATTCTTCTAAATAACGACGATTATATAACCCCGTTAAACTATCTCGAATACTTTGATATTCTAAGGCTTCTCGTAGTTTTAAATTAGCTAACGCTAAAGCAATATGTTCCGCAACAGCGATTGCCAACCGTTGTTGGTCTTCAGAAAGTTGTCCGGGTTCCTGAGAAGCCAAACATAATAATCCCAAGGCATCTCCTTGGGCGGTCATGGGAATACAAAGATGTTCAACCGCAGGTAAAGGAACCCCAGATGACTCTATTGCCGTTGTCAGTGCTCGGCCAATTTCACTAGAATTGATTAATTTGAGTTGACTCCTATGTAATTTTTTATAGATATGTTTACATAATAAATGACTTTTAGGAGAAGCTACAAAATGAGATCTTCCTCGACGCAATGCCCAGCAATCTGGAGGGCTAAAAACACTTTCACTCAAGGCTTCTAAATTTCCCCAACTAGCAACCATTTCCACTAAATTTTTAGAATTTTTAGTCACAAATAAACTCCCCGAAAGATGGGGGAAAAAAGGCTTGAGTAATTCATTAATGACTTGATAAGCTTCTTCTGTTGAATTACACGCTTGTAAGAACTCACTCATTTGACCGAGTAGCACAGTTTCACGGTTTCGTTGTTTCAAATCATTCACCCAACGGGTGAGTTTTTCATTCGCTTGTTGAGCCGCTTCTTGGGTTTGCTTACGCTCTGTAATATCACGACAAGTCACCGCTAAACCATCGAAAAGGGGAACAACTTGCAACTGTACCCATTTGGCTTTAACATTCGGGTCAGAAACTGCTAATTCTTCCTCAAATCCTTTATGGGTTTTGAACCCCCGCAGATATTTATCAAAATATCCCCATTGTCCCCAAGGAAAAATCTCATAAAGTCCTTTTCCGAGTAAACTTTCTTTATTTTGTGAAATCATTTCTTCCGCTTTAGAATTCATATCAACCAAGATAAAATCAATTGATTTTCCCGCTTCATCTCGACAATTTTGTAATAGAAAAAACGCATCTAAACTGCCATCAATAGCGGCTCTAAACCGGGATTCTGAATCCTGAAGAGCGACGGTTGCTTTTTGCCGTTCAATAGCTTCTTGTTGCAGGTCGTTAATGGCTTTTGCTAATTCTTGAGTGCGCTGTTCTACTCGTTCTTCTAGTTCTTCATTAATTTGATGTAATTGATTTTCTAAGAGTTTCCGTTCCGCAATTTCTCGAATTAATTCATCATTGGAAGTTGCCAATTGCAGGGTTCTTTCCTGTACTTTAATTTCCAGGTCTTCTTGAGATTTTTGGATCGCTAATTCTACTTGTTTGCGATCGCTAATATCCCGCATAAAAACCGTTAAAATTTTACCTTGATCTAAAAACAACTCAGAAATAGAAACCTCAGCCGGAAATTCCGTACCATCTTTGCGACGACCGATGACTTCACTATAATCTTTAATATTTTTAAATAAACAACAATTTGAAGATACTAATTCTAAGTTAGATTGATCATGTCTTTCAATAAAAGTTTTAGAAATTAAAAGACAAAAGGGCTGTTTTAACACTTCATTTGCCGTATAACCAAATATTTTTTCAGCCCCTTGATTAAATAACGTAATTTGTTGCTCTTCATTAATAGAAATAATGGCATCTTGAGCCATATCTAAAATGCCAGCCAAGCGCAAACCCGAATCGATAATCGCTTGTTCAGCTTGCTTTGCCTTGGTAATATCTCGATTAATTTTTAGAATAGCAATCGGATTTCCGTCCCCATCTTTTTTGAGCGACCAACTACTATGAATAACCACAATATTTCCTTGACGGTTGGTTTGAATTAATTCTCCTTCCCAATTTCCTTTCTCAAACACTTCTTGGTGAATTTTATCAAGGGGTTTAGGAAATTGAGTGTTTAAGATTTTAACTAAATTTTTTCCTAATGCTTCTAATTTAGAATATCCATAAAGTTTTTCAGCCCCTTGGCTCCAATAGGTAATATTATTATTCAAATCAACGGCAACAATTCCATCATTGGCTAAATCTAAAAGTTGAGTCTGATCTTGTAAAATTTGTTGAGTTCGGGCTTGTTCTAATAGTTCTTGTTTTAACCGATGATTTAAAGATTCTAACTCGGCGGTACGTTCAGAAACTTTGATTTCCAGGTCTTCATTAATTTTTTTTAATGCTTCTTCTGCCCATTTTCGCTCCGTAATATTGGTTAGAATCACCACACAGCCTTTGAAAGAATTATGGGGAATTGAAAGGGGACTAGCACTCATAAGAAAGTTGAAGGTTTTGCCATCATCTCGCAGAAATAATACTTCTTGACCTTTATAGGGATTCCCATTAATAACGGAGGCGATTGAAAACATCGAATTGTTCTCTTTTCCCAAGCCAGACTGACCGCCATTAGAGTTGGGGAAGAGTTCAAGTTTAATCATGTCATCGAAATTAGAAAGCAGTAAATTTTTACCTAAAATTTTGTGGGATTCCTCGCTGGCTCGAATAATTTTTCCTTGATGATCACAAACAATAATAGACTCTGCCGCTTGTTCTAACAGTAGCCTAGTTAACCGTTCTTGAGCAATTAACTCTTCATCTCGTTTTTGTTCTGATAAATCCGTAACAATTAAACATCCAACGTCAACCCCTTTTTGATTTAAGATGCTAATGGAAAGATAAACCGGAACCTCAGTTCCATCCGCAGCAATTAAGATTAATTCTCCTTTCCCGGAACCCAAACTAGCCTTCTGACATAAAGCCTCAAATAGCATAATGTCAGAAGGGGAAATAAATTGTTTAAAATCGCTACCAATTAATTTTTTTAACGGGGTTTTGACTAAAGCAGCGAGTCGTTTATTACAATAAAGCAATAACGTACTATCGGTAGTAATCGTTGCCGCGCCTTCTTTCATTTCTTCGACTAAAAGTCGATAGGAAGAATCCGCCCCTTGCAGGGTATAAACTTGCTCTCCCTGTGATCCCGCAATCACTAAAGCATCCACCTCTCCATTGCCAATTGCGCGTAATGTTTCCTCGGCAATTGATAATTGGTAACGCAGATTATCAACTTCT
Encoded here:
- a CDS encoding PAS domain S-box protein, whose translation is MVNFKPSELELKQEVDNLRYQLSIAEETLRAIGNGEVDALVIAGSQGEQVYTLQGADSSYRLLVEEMKEGAATITTDSTLLLYCNKRLAALVKTPLKKLIGSDFKQFISPSDIMLFEALCQKASLGSGKGELILIAADGTEVPVYLSISILNQKGVDVGCLIVTDLSEQKRDEELIAQERLTRLLLEQAAESIIVCDHQGKIIRASEESHKILGKNLLLSNFDDMIKLELFPNSNGGQSGLGKENNSMFSIASVINGNPYKGQEVLFLRDDGKTFNFLMSASPLSIPHNSFKGCVVILTNITERKWAEEALKKINEDLEIKVSERTAELESLNHRLKQELLEQARTQQILQDQTQLLDLANDGIVAVDLNNNITYWSQGAEKLYGYSKLEALGKNLVKILNTQFPKPLDKIHQEVFEKGNWEGELIQTNRQGNIVVIHSSWSLKKDGDGNPIAILKINRDITKAKQAEQAIIDSGLRLAGILDMAQDAIISINEEQQITLFNQGAEKIFGYTANEVLKQPFCLLISKTFIERHDQSNLELVSSNCCLFKNIKDYSEVIGRRKDGTEFPAEVSISELFLDQGKILTVFMRDISDRKQVELAIQKSQEDLEIKVQERTLQLATSNDELIREIAERKLLENQLHQINEELEERVEQRTQELAKAINDLQQEAIERQKATVALQDSESRFRAAIDGSLDAFFLLQNCRDEAGKSIDFILVDMNSKAEEMISQNKESLLGKGLYEIFPWGQWGYFDKYLRGFKTHKGFEEELAVSDPNVKAKWVQLQVVPLFDGLAVTCRDITERKQTQEAAQQANEKLTRWVNDLKQRNRETVLLGQMSEFLQACNSTEEAYQVINELLKPFFPHLSGSLFVTKNSKNLVEMVASWGNLEALSESVFSPPDCWALRRGRSHFVASPKSHLLCKHIYKKLHRSQLKLINSSEIGRALTTAIESSGVPLPAVEHLCIPMTAQGDALGLLCLASQEPGQLSEDQQRLAIAVAEHIALALANLKLREALEYQSIRDSLTGLYNRRYLEESLEREISRAQRQKFCLGVMMIDIDHFKHYNDNYGHDAGDIVLQKLGAFLQQHIRGSDIACRYGGEEFTLILPEVSLEILEERAETIRIEVQNLKLQHHYQDLGQITLSLGLAIFPAQGVTGESILRAADAALYQAKQQGRNQVCIFSQSCDHFA